In Armatimonadota bacterium, one DNA window encodes the following:
- a CDS encoding ABC transporter permease, with translation MIRFIAHRLLALVPVLLGVPLFIMLTIDLIPGDPAALMLGEGATEEMVTALRASLDLDKPLLVRYARYVTRLLHGDLGRSIREGRRVNDEIADVWPATAQLAMAALGLAVAVGIPLGVLSARWPNSWFDNVVRVVTLFGLSMPIFWIGLIFIVVFSLWLGWLPPGGRGGLPHLVLPSVTLALPTIAMLARMTRSAMLEVLREDYIRTAHAKGVPGPRVLLRHALRNAFIPVTTVLGLQTGQLLGGAILTETVFSWPGIGRMLVRAIFARDYVLLQGGVLVLALTFVLVNLAVDLSYAYFDPRISYA, from the coding sequence ATGATTCGTTTCATCGCGCACCGCCTGCTTGCGTTGGTGCCCGTGCTGTTGGGCGTACCGCTGTTCATTATGCTCACCATCGACCTGATTCCCGGGGACCCGGCGGCGTTGATGTTGGGAGAAGGGGCCACCGAAGAGATGGTCACGGCGTTGCGGGCGTCATTGGACCTGGACAAGCCCCTGCTGGTCCGCTACGCGCGCTATGTCACGCGACTGCTGCATGGCGACCTCGGGCGCAGCATTCGAGAGGGACGACGGGTGAATGACGAGATCGCCGACGTCTGGCCAGCGACGGCGCAGCTTGCAATGGCCGCCCTGGGCCTGGCCGTGGCCGTGGGGATACCGTTGGGCGTACTCTCGGCTCGCTGGCCGAACTCTTGGTTCGACAACGTTGTACGGGTGGTCACCCTTTTTGGCCTGTCCATGCCCATCTTTTGGATCGGGCTGATCTTCATTGTGGTCTTCAGCCTGTGGCTGGGGTGGCTCCCCCCGGGGGGCCGCGGAGGCCTCCCGCATCTGGTGCTGCCCTCGGTTACGCTGGCGCTGCCCACGATCGCCATGCTGGCCCGCATGACCCGTTCCGCCATGCTGGAGGTCCTGCGGGAGGACTACATACGCACCGCTCACGCCAAAGGCGTTCCCGGTCCTCGGGTTCTGCTTCGTCACGCTCTGCGTAACGCCTTCATTCCTGTCACTACTGTCCTAGGACTGCAGACCGGGCAGTTGCTGGGCGGAGCAATTCTCACAGAAACTGTCTTTTCCTGGCCTGGCATCGGTCGGATGCTGGTGCGCGCTATCTTCGCTCGAGACTATGTGCTCCTGCAGGGGGGCGTACTGGTGCTGGCGCTGACGTTCGTCCTGGTGAACTTGGCTGTGGACCTCTCCTACGCGTAC